Genomic window (Pirellulales bacterium):
CCCAGTCCTGCGTTACGGGTTCCAGCGACAACGTTTGATCGCCGTTTTGCGACATAACGTTGGTCATCTGCAGTGTCACGCCGGTAATTACGGCGTTCGACGGAATGCCGCTGCCGGCAACGTTGAAATGCACCAGGCCGCGCCGAATGCTGGTGACCGCCACCGTAGCGCCCGAGCCGTCTTGGGCGGTACGGCCCACGAAGATATCCCCTTCACCATTGCTCAATTGCCCTGTCGGTGAGGTGACCTGGACAATCGTGTTGTCTTTATCCGGAGTGAGCGTGACCGAAGCGGCCCAGGCCGCGCTTCCTTGCGCCAACAGAATCGAGCCAACGAGAAGCGGGACAAAGTAGCGTGTGTTCATCGGATATCATCTCTCAAGTGGCACCAGAGGAGACGCACAGAACAAAAGAAGAAAATCAGGATAGGACAGCCGGTAAAACGAAGCATTCGCCCGGTAAAACGCACGATTCCTAGAAATCGTGCCAGCGGCTGTCACAATAGATCACGGGCGTTTTCTCGCGGGACGGTCGTACAATTCGCCAGCCGGCTCAGCCCGGGGATTGGGGGATTGCCGCGCCGGCGGTGGGATGATAGTGTCGAAAACGGATATGATGATGTCAAGCGGCGGCAACCTGAAAAATCGCGTCAAGGCGGCACGTGTGGCGCGCGGCTGGTCGCAGGACGTTTTGGCGCAGCGCGCCGGCCTTTCGCGCAGCGGCGTTAGCGCCATCGAGATCGAGCGTTTGGTTCCCTCGGCAGCCGCCGCTTTGGCGCTCGCCAAGGCGCTCGACTGCCGCGTCGAGGATCTCTTCAGCCTCGAAACCTTCGATACCTCGGAAACGGTGTGGGCGTCCCCCCCGGCGGGCGATCGCTGCCGTTATTGGCAAGCCGAGTGCGGGGGCCGGCAGGTGCTTTATCCGGCGGCCACGCTGGCCGACGTGACCATCGCCCACGACGGGATTTTCGACGGCGGGAATCTGCGTACGGCGCCCCGCCATGACGCGGAGCGGACGCTTGTCATGGCGTGCTGCGATCCGGCCGTGGGGCTCTTGGCGCAAGAGTTGGCCGAACGCGCGCAGGTGCGGCTGCTCGTCATTCCACGCTCGAGCGGCCAGGCTCTCGAAATGCTGCGCGACGGTTTGGTACACGTGGCCGGGTTGCATCTCTCGCATGCCGAGCGCGAGGGAAATGCGGATGCCGTGACCGAGCGGCTTGGCCCAGGCGGTAGCTACGCGCTTCTGCGCGCCGCTCGTTGGGAAGAAGGATTGGCGGTTGCGCCCGCGAGGCACCTGAGATCGGTGCGCTCGGCGCTTGCCGCACGGCTGCGGTGGATCGGTCGCGAACCCGGCAGCGGAGCGCATCAATGCCTGGCGGAAATCCGTGATGGACATCAAGCGCCGCGTCATTTCGCGCGCAGTCATCGCGGTGTCGCGGAAACGATTAGCACCGGACTGGCCGATGCAGGGGTCTGCTTGCGCTTGGTCAGCGATCAGGCAGGGCTCGATTTTCTGAGCGTGCGTGAAGAGGCTTACGATCTATGTTTCGCCGCCGGAAATGCTCACGATCCGCGCCTGCGGGCGCTGATCGAGGTGATTCGCTCACCCCGTTATCAGAAACTGATTAGCGAGCTCCCCGGCTATTCGGCCATCGACATGGGTGACCTGCGCACGGTGGGATCGGGCTAGTCGTTCAGGCACCGGTGCCCTACCGTCCGTGCGATCGGTATCATCCGAACCGATCAGACTTGCAGCCGGGAAGTCCGCGCATCCATTCGCCGGGACTTCGATTATCATGGGCCTACGGCGGCCTTCGGTCGACCGGCGCTTGAGGGGCATTCTCACGTCCCGAAAGGCTGATCGGGACGCGCAGGCAATGCGGAGCGTGTCGCTCGGGCATACGTCATTCCACTGCGAGCTTCGATGCACATCTTCATGACCGGCGTCTGCGGTTTCGTTGGCAGTTCTCTCGCCTTGGCGCTGCGCGAACGCTTGCCTGATGTGACCGTGTCGGGGATCGATAACTTCATTCGACCCGGTAGCGAGACGAACTTGGCACGGCTGCGGGCGGCCGGAGTGCGCGTCGACCATCGCGATATTCGCAACGACAGCGATTTCGAGACCCTGCCCCGTTGCGATTGGATCATCGACGCCGCGGCGAATCCGACGGTGCTCGCCGGCGTCGACGGCCGCACCAGCAGCCGGCAACTGGTCGAGCACAACTTGGTCGGCACGGTCAACGTGCTGGAATATGCGCGGCGCTCGAACGCGGGGCTGGTGCTGCTTTCCACCAGCCGGGTTTACAGTATCGGCGCACTCGTCAAAGTCCCCTTGCGCGTGGCTGACGGCGGGTTTCTTTTCGATGCGAATCAATCGGCGCCGCCTGGATGCTCGGCGGCGGGGATCGCGGAAGACTTCTCCACCACCGCGCCGATCTCGCTTTATGGCGCCACCAAGCTGGCCTCCGAGGCGCTCGCGCTCGAATACGGTCAGACGTTCAAATTTCCGGTCGTCGTCAATCGTTGCGGCGTGCTGGCAGGCGAAGGCCAGTTTGGCGTCGCCGAGCAGGGCATCTTTTCCTTTTGGGTCCGCGCTTACGCCCTCAAGCGGCCGCTCAAGTACATCGGCTTCGAGGGTACGGGGCACCAGGTGCGCGACGCATTGCACCCAGCCGATTTGACGGACCTCGTCTTGCGGCAGATTCAAGCTCCCGATCGCAGCGCCGGAAACATCTGGAATGTGGGCGGGGGCGCGACCAATGCGATGTCTTTGGCGCAATTGAGCCGCTGGTGCGCCGCCGAATTCGGCGAGCACCCGATCGAGGCCATGCGCGAGCCGCGTCCCTTCGACGTCCCCTGGGTCGTCATGGACAGCCGACGCGTGGCGGCCCAGTTCCAATGGTCGCCACGGATTGCACTGCCCCAGATTCTCGAACAGATCGCCGCACATCACCGACAACACCCTGAGTGGTTCCTGCTGTCGCAGCCACGATGAGTCGCTTTCCGCCCCCCAATCCGC
Coding sequences:
- a CDS encoding substrate-binding domain-containing protein; the protein is MMMSSGGNLKNRVKAARVARGWSQDVLAQRAGLSRSGVSAIEIERLVPSAAAALALAKALDCRVEDLFSLETFDTSETVWASPPAGDRCRYWQAECGGRQVLYPAATLADVTIAHDGIFDGGNLRTAPRHDAERTLVMACCDPAVGLLAQELAERAQVRLLVIPRSSGQALEMLRDGLVHVAGLHLSHAEREGNADAVTERLGPGGSYALLRAARWEEGLAVAPARHLRSVRSALAARLRWIGREPGSGAHQCLAEIRDGHQAPRHFARSHRGVAETISTGLADAGVCLRLVSDQAGLDFLSVREEAYDLCFAAGNAHDPRLRALIEVIRSPRYQKLISELPGYSAIDMGDLRTVGSG
- a CDS encoding NAD-dependent epimerase/dehydratase family protein, which gives rise to MHIFMTGVCGFVGSSLALALRERLPDVTVSGIDNFIRPGSETNLARLRAAGVRVDHRDIRNDSDFETLPRCDWIIDAAANPTVLAGVDGRTSSRQLVEHNLVGTVNVLEYARRSNAGLVLLSTSRVYSIGALVKVPLRVADGGFLFDANQSAPPGCSAAGIAEDFSTTAPISLYGATKLASEALALEYGQTFKFPVVVNRCGVLAGEGQFGVAEQGIFSFWVRAYALKRPLKYIGFEGTGHQVRDALHPADLTDLVLRQIQAPDRSAGNIWNVGGGATNAMSLAQLSRWCAAEFGEHPIEAMREPRPFDVPWVVMDSRRVAAQFQWSPRIALPQILEQIAAHHRQHPEWFLLSQPR